The following coding sequences are from one Triticum aestivum cultivar Chinese Spring unplaced genomic scaffold, IWGSC CS RefSeq v2.1 scaffold140838, whole genome shotgun sequence window:
- the LOC123172176 gene encoding probable fucosyltransferase 7 — protein sequence MEGGKPSTQRHSSGAVRPIVLVVVAVSLVVVLFMATRVSPGCRPLLKAVYQQGLGRAGPSATADPLLGGLLSPDFDDRSCLSRYRASLYRQPSLHNLSSHLVSRLRRYESLHQLCGPGTPAYSRAVARLREAMDGHASSNSTSSSDTECSYIIWTPVEGLGNRILSTASAFLYALLTDRVLLVHHPADDLNDMFCEPFPGSNTTWVLPEEGFAIQGIKGLNVRTRESLGNAVGRGRDPPAPWLYVHLQTDYKPDDRRFFCDDGQETLRGVRWLVLRSDNYFVPGLFFLPRYEEELVRLFPRRDTVFHHLGRYLFHPSNTVWGMATRYYSSYLAPAEERVGVQVREFKYARISADERYKQIISCASRESLLPAVENATLPSSASDHHQEQEQEQKKRKAVLIVSLNGDYYDKLSSLYYEHGAAAVTVSVFQPTHLGTQHSEKRQHNQKALAEIVLLSFSDVVVTSAQSTFGYVSQGLAGLRPWVLMLPVDGKVPDPPCRLASTIEPCFMKAPHYDCRTRGDSDNGKLVPYIRQCEDVSYGVQLVE from the coding sequence TGTACCAACAAGGCCTAGGCCGTGCCGGCCCCTCCGCGACGGCGGATCCGCTCCTCGGCGGCCTCCTCTCGCCGGACTTCGATGACCGCTCCTGCCTCAGCCGCTACCGCGCCTCGCTCTACCGCCAGCCGTCGCTCCACAACCTGTCATCGCACCTCGTCTCGCGCCTCCGACGCTACGAGTCCCTCCACCAGCTCTGCGGGCCTGGCACACCGGCCTACTCGCGCGCCGTCGCCCGCCTGCGCGAGGCCATGGATGGGCATGCGTCATCGAACAGTACCAGCAGCTCCGACACCGAGTGCAGCTACATCATCTGGACCCCCGTAGAGGGGCTCGGCAACCGCATCCTCTCCACCGCCTCCGCTTTCCTCTACGCGCTGCTCACTGACCGTGTCCTCCTTGTCCACCACCCCGCCGATGACCTCAACGACATGTTCTGCGAGCCGTTCCCGGGCTCTAACACCACCTGGGTGCTCCCGGAGGAAGGCTTTGCCATCCAGGGCATCAAGGGGCTCAACGTCCGCACCCGGGAGAGCCTCGGCAACGCGGTGGGCCGTGGCAGGGACCCGCCGGCGCCGTGGCTGTACGTGCACCTACAGACAGATTACAAGCCGGACGATCGGCGCTTCTTCTGCGACGACGGACAGGAGACGCTGCGTGGCGTGCGATGGCTCGTGCTCCGCTCCGACAACTACTTCGTGCCGGGCCTCTTCTTCCTCCCGCGGTACGAGGAAGAGCTGGTCCGGCTGTTCCCGCGCCGCGACACTGTGTTCCACCACCTCGGGCGGTACCTGTTCCACCCGAGCAACACGGTGTGGGGCATGGCGACGCGGTACTACAGCTCGTACCTCGCCCCGGCGGAGGAGCGGGTGGGCGTCCAGGTGCGCGAGTTCAAGTATGCGCGCATCTCCGCCGACGAACGCTACAAGCAGATCATCTCGTGCGCGAGCCGCGAGAGCCTCCTGCCCGCCGTCGAGAACGCTACTCTCCCGAGCTCTGCCTCTGACCACcaccaggagcaggagcaggagcagaagAAACGCAAGGCCGTGCTCATCGTGTCGCTCAACGGGGACTACTACGACAAGCTGAGCAGCCTGTACTACGAGCACGGCGCGGCGGCTGTGACTGTGAGCGTGTTCCAGCCGACGCACCTGGGCACGCAGCACTCGGAGAAGCGGCAGCACAACCAGAAGGCGTTGGCTGAGATAGTGTTGCTCAGCTTTTCGGACGTGGTCGTCACGTCCGCCCAATCCACGTTCGGCTACGTCAGCCAGGGGCTGGCCGGGCTGAGGCCCTGGGTGCTCATGCTCCCCGTCGACGGGAAGGTCCCCGATCCGCCGTGTCGTCTCGCCTCCACCATCGAGCCCTGCTTCATGAAGGCGCCGCACTATGACTGCCGGACCAGGGGAGACAGCGACAACGGCAAGCTGGTCCCGTACATCCGGCAGTGCGAGGATGTGTCGTATGGCGTTCAGTTGGTGGAGTAA